CGGGCGACAGCCCGGGGAGATGACGAAACCGATGGACGCGTGTTGCGGCACCGAGCCGACCAGCAGCAACGATCACGAACCGGATCCTGTGCGGAAGGCCGTCGAACCGTGGTGGCGTGATCGTGCCCTGCTCTTACCCGTGTTCGCAGGCATCGCCTGGACAAGCGGTCTCGTCCTCGACTGGGCCGGTCTCTCGATCGCCGCGTTGACCGTCCATTCCCTCGGCCTGATCGCAGGCGCCTGGACCTTCGTTCCCGGTGCGCTACGCCTGTTGGTCACCGGTCGGGGACGTGGTCGGCTGGGCGTGAGCCTGCTGATGACCATCGCCGCGGCCGGAGCCGTCATCCTCGGGCATGTCGGGGAGGCCGCCGCGCTGGCCTTCCTATTCTCGATCGCCGAGACCCTCGAGGACCGGGCGATGGACCGGGCCCGACGCAGTCTCCGCGCGCTGTTGTCCCTGGTGCCCGAGACCGCTCGCGTGTCCCACCCGACGGGTGCGGAGACGGTGCCCGCCGAGCGAATCCGGGCCTCGGACGTCCTTCTCGTGGGCGCAGGCGAACGGGTGGCCACCGATGGCGTGATCACCAGCGGGCGTTCCTGGCTGGACACCGCCGCGATCACCGGTGAATCCATTCCCGTCGAGGTCGGTCCCGGCGACACGGTGTCGGCCGGATCGGTCAACGGTTCCGGCACGCTGCGGGTGACGGCGACCGCCGATGGGCGGGACAACTCGCTGACGCAGATCGTCCGGTTGGTCGAGCAGGCCCACGCGGCCAAGGGCGAGCGGGCGCGGTTGGCCGACCGCATCGCCCGACCACTGGTACCGGTCGTCCTGATCGCGGCAGCGCTGATCGCGGTATTCGGCTTCATCGTCGGCGATCCGGCGACGTGGAGCGAACGGGCACTGGTCGTCCTGGTCGCCGCCTCGCCGTGCGCGCTGGCGATCGCCGTGCCGGTGACGGTGATCTCGGCAATCGGCTCGGCCAGTGGATTCGGCGTGATCATCAAGTCCGGGGCCGCCTTCGAACAGCTCGGCACGATCCGTCGGGTGGCCTTCGACAAGACCGGCACGCTGACCCGCAATCGTCCCGAGGTGGTCGGCGTGCACACCGCAGCCGAACACACCGAGGACGAGGTACTCGCGATGGCGGCGGCGGTGGAGGCCACGAGCAACCATCCGTTGGGCCAAGCCGTGACGGCGGCGGCGACGCAGCGACTCGAGGCGACCGAGGTGCAGGAGCATCCCGGCCACGGCCTGACCGGTGTCGTGCGCGCGAGACGAGTCCGGGTGGGCAGTCCTCGCTGGATCGACCCGCAGGCGTTGAGCGAGGCTGCGGCTGCGATGGCAGGCGAGGGAATGAGCATCGTCGTCGTCGAGATCGACGAGCAGGTGGCCGGAGTGATCGGGGTGCGCGATCAGCTGCGGCCCGAAGCGCCCGAGGCCGTCGCCGCCCTGCACGGTCAGGGCATCGCCACGGTCATGCTGACCGGCGACAACACCCGGACGGCACAGGCGATCGCGGCGCAGGCCGGAATCGACGAGGTACGGGCCGAGCAGCTGCCGCCGGACAAAGCCGAGTACGTCCGCGATTCGGCTGCACGGACAGCGACGGCGATGATCGGCGACGGCATCAACGATGCGCCTGCGCTGGCATCGGCCATCGTCGGGATCGCGATGGGTGCCACCGGATCGGCGGCGGCAGTGGAATCCGCCGATGTCGCCTTCACCGGCACGGACCTGCGGCTGATCCCCGACGCACTCGCACACGCCCGTCGTGGGCGCCGCATCATGACCGGCAACATCGCACTGGCGTTGTCGATCATCGTGGTCCTGTTCCCCCTGGCGCTGTTCGGTGTGCTGGGGCTGGCCGCAGTCGTGTTGGTGCACGAGGTCGCCGAGGTAGTCGTGATCGTCAACGGTCTGCGAGCCGCTCGCATCCGACGTCCGGCCGTCCGCGCCTCCCCCGGTCCTACCTCGGCGGTGCCGGATGAGCGCAGCGAACTCGGATAGTCGCGCGCACTCCATGCCGTCGGCCGGGCTGGTCAGTGCGATACCTGGCTGCCGATCACGGACAGCACCTGAAGTCGGTCGTAGCTCTCGGTACCGGGAACGGCCGTGTAGACCAGCAGCGCGTGCGATTGGCCAGGGTCGATCAACCGCTGACAATGCAGTTCCAGGGCACCGACGTCGGGATGGACGTAGTGTTTGACCTCGTGCGGGCGCACCCCGATCTCGTGGCCGTTCCACAACCGCCGGAACTCCTCGCTCTGCGCCAGGAGCAGTTCGGCGAGGTGCGCGGCACGGGAATCGGGGCCGCGCAGGGTGACGATCTCGCGGAGCCCCGAGGCGTACATCCGGGAGAGGAATTCGTGTTCCTCCGGCGCGTGGATCAGCCGCGAGGCCGGATCGGTGAACCACCGGTAGCCCGTGCTCCGGGCCGGCCCGGTGAAGTTGGTGGTGTCCCCGGTCAAGGCAACGCCCATCGGGGTCTGCCGCAGGGTCTCGCCGAGTTCGGTGACGATCTCCGCCGGTGTGTCGCTCAGCCGGTCGAGAATGCGAAGCAGGCCGGGGCTGATGTGTTCGCTGAAGGCTCCCCGCGCCGGCGGGTTGTGCCCGGCAAGCCGGAACAGGTGGTCGCGTTCGTCGAGGGACAGGTGTAGTCCCAACGCGATCGCGGTGAGCATCTGGGGCGAGGGCTGCGGTCCGCGTTCCCGTTCGAGGCGCGCGTAGTAGTCGGTCGACATGTGGCACAACAGGGCGACCTCCTCCCGGCGCAGCCCATTGGTCCTGCGCCGACGGCCACGCGGCAGACCGACGTCCTCGGGTTGCAGCGCTTCCCGCCGGGTGCGGAGGAATTCCGCCAGCCCGATGCGATCGATCACTCGCTTCTCCTTCTCGAGTACTGCCCTCGTTGCTACCGCGTGCGCGCCGAGATAACCACGGACCGCCGATCCCCCCATGTCCTGCGCAGGGACGACCTCGGGAGCCGGGGATCAGCAGGCCGTGGTTAGCGCCGCGCAGCCCGCCGAAGATCGATGGCGGGGTCGGACCGCGAACACCTCGTCGACGGGTCGACCGGCTCTCGGAGTCCGGTTCCCCGCGATTGGGTCCAGGCGCTGCCGGCAAACCCCGACACAGCGAATCGTCATGACAAGGAGCAGCACCATGGCACGCCGAACCATCGACATCACGATCCCCGATCTGACCGGGAAACGCGCGCTCGTCACCGGTGCCAGCGACGGGATGGGACTGGGAATCGCCGCCCGCCTGGCCGAGGCAGGCGCGGAGGTGATCATGCCGGTTCGCAACCGGGGCAAGGGCGAGCGGGCGATCAACCGCATCCGCAAGACCGCTCCGGACGCGAAGCTCGAACTGGCCAGCCTCGACCTGTCCTCGCTGGACTCGGTCGCCGCACTCGGCGAGGGGCTGCGCGCCGCCGGTCGGCCCATCCACCTACTGATCAACAACGCGGGTGTGATGCAACCGCCTGACCGGCAGACCACGGCCGACGGCTTCGAGATTCAATTCGGTACCAACCACCTGGGTCACGTCGCCCTCGTCGGCGCGCTGCTGCCCCTGCTGCGGGCGGGCCGGGCGCGGGTGACCTCGCAGATCAGCATCGCGGCCCGCAGCGGCCGCATCAACTGGGACGACCTGAACTGGGAGCAGGGCTACCACGGACAACGCGCCTACAGTCAGTCCAAGATCGCCTTCGGACTCTTCGGCCTGGAACTCGACCGCCGCAGCAGGACCCACGGCTGGGGCATCACCAGCAACCTCTCCCATCCCGGGGTGGCCCCGACCAGCCTGCTCGCCGCCCGCCCCGAACTCGGCCGCAGCGAGGACACCCCACAGATCCGGATGATTCGCAGGCTCTCGGAACGCGGCATCCTGCTGGGCACCGTCGAGACCGCGAAACTGCCCGCGCTGCTGGCGGCGACCAGCCCCGATGCCCAGGGCGGCACCCTCTACGGGCCCAGCGGCATCGGCAACCTCGGTGGTCCGCCCGCGCAGCATCGGCTGTACGCGCCGCTGCGCAGCGTCGAGGAGGCCGCCCGGGTCTGGGACGTCTCCGTGCAGCTCGCCAACTGCACGTTCCCCGTCGCCTGACCCCGGCGCTTCGGCCAACCCGTAGGACGACGCCCAGCACCGGAGTCCCGAAGATCGCGGCCGTCGACTCCGAGAGGGCGTCGCATCGGCAGGCTTCCGCTAGCCGAGTGGGCCGGGATCCGTCGTCAACAGCGGCAACCCTGCGGCATGGCGACGCAGGAACGTCGCGGTCGCCGTGTCGGCCTTCGCGACGGTATCGACGGTGCCCGCCGCGACGACTGCGCCACCGTTGGGCCCGGCGCCCGGTCCCAGGTCGATCACCCAGTCCGCCGAGGCCACGACGGGGATGTCGTGTTCGGCCACCACGACGGTGTTGCCCGAGTCGAGCAGCATGTCGAGCGCGTTCACCACCCGTTGGACGTCGGAGGGATGCAGGCCGGCGGTGGGCTCGTCCAGGATGACCAGACCGGCCTGACGACTCGCCGCACCGCGTTGGATGGCGGCCGCCAGTTTCAACCGCTGCGCCTCGCCACCGGACAGTTCGGTGGCGCTCTGGCCGAGTCGGAGGTAACCCAGCCCGACTCGGTACAGCGCGTCGAGGGTCTCCGCGAGCTGGTGCGGTGTCGGAAAACGTTCGACGGCCTCGGCGACGGTCAGCTCCAACACCTGGTCGATGGTCATCCCCCGGTACTGGATGCGCAGCGCCTCCGGTGCGTAGCGCCGCCCATCGCAGGTATCGCAGACCACCCACACATCCGGCAGGAAGTGCATGTCGACCAACTTTCGACCGTGGCCCGAGCATGTCGCGCACCGGCCGCCGTCGGCGGTGTTGAAGCTGAACCAGGACGCCGTCACTCCGAGTTCGCGGGCCGCATCCGTCTCGGCGAATAACCGGCGGATGCTGTCGAAGGCCTTGCTGTAGGTGGCTGGATTGGACCGAGGGGTTCGGCCCAACGGTTCTTGATCGGCCACCGCGACCCAGCCGAAGGCCTCGATTCCGGTCACTTCGCGCACGACATCGGTCGCCGTTTCGGCCAGCGCTGCCTGCACGCCGGTCGCCAACGCCCCGAGCAGGCTGCTCTTGCCGCTGCCGCTCACCCCGGTGAGGCAGGTGAGCCTGTTGACGGGCAGCCGCACCAGATCCGAGGTCACGTTGTGCGACCGCAGGCCGTGCAACCCCAACCAGCCGGTGGCGGTGTCGATCGATCTGTGGACGCGGCGCAGTCGAGGTCCCGCACCGGACAGATACCGGCCGGTCACCGACTCCGGGTGGTCGACTACGGCGGCGGGCGGCCCCGACACCAGGACCTCGCCGCCGTGGCTGCCCGCCCCCGGGCCGAGATCGATCACCCAGTCGGCCTTGGCGATCAGCTCGGGATCATGCTCGACCAACAGCACCGTGTTGCCCGCCGCGCGCAACTCCAGGGCGATGTCGAGCAGCTGTGCCTTGTCCGCCGGGTGCAGGCCGGTTCCCGGCTCGTCCAGCACGAAGGTGAGGTCGCTGAGTTCGGTGCTCAGCTGCGCGGCGAGTCTGCTGCGTTGCAGTTCGCCGCCCGACAAGGATGCCGCGTTCCTGGACAGCTGCAGATGGGCCAGCCCAAGCCGATCGAGGACGCCGAGTCGTCGATCGAGGTCCTGCAACAGCGGTTCGCCGACCTCGCGATGTCGAAGGTCGAGCTCGTCGGTCACCTGTGCCGTCCAGTCCCGCACCCGCCGGACCTCCACCGCCAACAGTTCGGGATAGCTCAACCCGCCCAGCCGCACCGATCGGGCCGCCTGGTCGTACCCGCTGCCCCCGCAGGTCACGCAGGGCTGCTTGCGCAGGTACGGCAGGTATCGCTGCTTGGCGTTGGCGGTCTGCGCGTTGACGAACACCCGCTCCACCTCGGCCAGCGCGCCGCGCAGCGGTTGGCTGGAGGTGTAGGTCATGTGGGCCGTCTCGTTGCGGTTCGGCAGCGCGACCGTCGCCTCGATGCTCTCCGACCCGGTGCCGTACAGCACGCAGTTGCGGAACTCCGCAGGCAAGGACTGCCACGGCAGGCTCAGATCCACCCCCCGCTGCTGAGCGAGCGCCGGGATGAACGCGTGCTCGCCGGACCGCCATTTCGCGTACCAGGGCGAGGCGCCCTCGAAGAGCGGTAACGCGGGCTGCGTAATGATCAGATCTTCCTGAGCCTGCCAGCGTCCGCCGACCCCGTGGCAGTCCGCGCAACCGCCTTCCGGTGTGCCGCGGTCGAAGTGCGCGGTGGTCAGCAGGCCCGATGCTTCGGGACCTGCGTCGATGGCGGGTAGCCGCGAGTACAGCAGTCCCAGGTGTCCGTCGATGCCGGTCATCGTCGCGACCGTGGACCTCGGGTTGCGGTTCAGCCGCCGTTGGTCCACCGCGAGGGTGGCGCCGAGGCCGAGGACACGATCGACCCTGGGCCGGTTCCGCTGGGTGATGTACTGGCGCACGAACGGCGAGAGGCCCTCCAGATACCGCAGTTGGGCCTCGTTGTGCAGGGTGTCGATGGCCAGCGAGGTCTTGCCGCTGCCACTGACCCCGGTGAAGGCGACGAGTCGTCCCTTCGGGATGCGCACCGACACGTCGCGCAGGTTGTTGGTCCGCGCGCCCACCACCTCGATGAGGCCGCGCTCGCCCTGCGCGGCCGAAACCTCGGCCTGGGCGGTGATCGACCCGGTCATGCCCACGCGCCCTGGTCGGCCACCAGCTTGGTGATGTCGGGTGCGTACGCGGTCATCCAGTGCGGATCCAACCGGTAGTAGACGACTTCCGACTCCCAATCGAAGGCGTCCGACCCGTAGAACTCCTGGAGGTACGCGCGCAGGTACGGCCAATCGGCAGCCGGTTCGCCGCCTGCCGGGTTGAGGACCTGCACGGTGCCGTGGGTGAACACGCCCAGTTCCTCACCCCGCAGATGCGCGGCGCTGACGGCGGGCCGCGCGGCCAGATGGCGGGCCTTGGCGGCGGTGGGCGCGGTGCCGAAGTACCACTTCCCGTGCAGGAAATGCCCGTCCACCGCACTGATCCTCGGCTCGCCCTTCGCCGTCACCGTGGACAGCGCCAAGGTGCACATGCCGGTGAGCACCTCGGTGAGCTGCACGGCGGTCGGGGTGCTGTCGGTGTTGATGATCGAACGCAGGTGTGCGGTGGACCGGGACAGCGAGGCGTCCAGCAGTCCTTGCAGCTCATCGAGGTCCCGTGTTGTCTCGCGCATCGAACACCCTTCGTCCATCGGTAGGTCCGCGGCCGACGGCAGGCGTCGACCACCGGTCATCCTCGACGCGAGACCTGACATCTACTGTCAGGTTTCCCGACGTGTTTTCTCGGCCGTCCTCATCACCCTGGGCCTGCTCGCCCCGACCCGCGAATCCCGACGAACGCCGCAGCCGGCGCGTTTACCCCGCCGCGCGATCGGCCGGGACGCGACGACGTAGCCAGGCCGCCCGCAGACTCGGCGGCACGAAGGCGACATCGACCGGCCCG
This Actinoalloteichus hymeniacidonis DNA region includes the following protein-coding sequences:
- a CDS encoding heavy metal translocating P-type ATPase; this encodes MTKPMDACCGTEPTSSNDHEPDPVRKAVEPWWRDRALLLPVFAGIAWTSGLVLDWAGLSIAALTVHSLGLIAGAWTFVPGALRLLVTGRGRGRLGVSLLMTIAAAGAVILGHVGEAAALAFLFSIAETLEDRAMDRARRSLRALLSLVPETARVSHPTGAETVPAERIRASDVLLVGAGERVATDGVITSGRSWLDTAAITGESIPVEVGPGDTVSAGSVNGSGTLRVTATADGRDNSLTQIVRLVEQAHAAKGERARLADRIARPLVPVVLIAAALIAVFGFIVGDPATWSERALVVLVAASPCALAIAVPVTVISAIGSASGFGVIIKSGAAFEQLGTIRRVAFDKTGTLTRNRPEVVGVHTAAEHTEDEVLAMAAAVEATSNHPLGQAVTAAATQRLEATEVQEHPGHGLTGVVRARRVRVGSPRWIDPQALSEAAAAMAGEGMSIVVVEIDEQVAGVIGVRDQLRPEAPEAVAALHGQGIATVMLTGDNTRTAQAIAAQAGIDEVRAEQLPPDKAEYVRDSAARTATAMIGDGINDAPALASAIVGIAMGATGSAAAVESADVAFTGTDLRLIPDALAHARRGRRIMTGNIALALSIIVVLFPLALFGVLGLAAVVLVHEVAEVVVIVNGLRAARIRRPAVRASPGPTSAVPDERSELG
- a CDS encoding helix-turn-helix transcriptional regulator → MIDRIGLAEFLRTRREALQPEDVGLPRGRRRRTNGLRREEVALLCHMSTDYYARLERERGPQPSPQMLTAIALGLHLSLDERDHLFRLAGHNPPARGAFSEHISPGLLRILDRLSDTPAEIVTELGETLRQTPMGVALTGDTTNFTGPARSTGYRWFTDPASRLIHAPEEHEFLSRMYASGLREIVTLRGPDSRAAHLAELLLAQSEEFRRLWNGHEIGVRPHEVKHYVHPDVGALELHCQRLIDPGQSHALLVYTAVPGTESYDRLQVLSVIGSQVSH
- a CDS encoding SDR family oxidoreductase is translated as MARRTIDITIPDLTGKRALVTGASDGMGLGIAARLAEAGAEVIMPVRNRGKGERAINRIRKTAPDAKLELASLDLSSLDSVAALGEGLRAAGRPIHLLINNAGVMQPPDRQTTADGFEIQFGTNHLGHVALVGALLPLLRAGRARVTSQISIAARSGRINWDDLNWEQGYHGQRAYSQSKIAFGLFGLELDRRSRTHGWGITSNLSHPGVAPTSLLAARPELGRSEDTPQIRMIRRLSERGILLGTVETAKLPALLAATSPDAQGGTLYGPSGIGNLGGPPAQHRLYAPLRSVEEAARVWDVSVQLANCTFPVA
- a CDS encoding excinuclease ABC subunit UvrA; translation: MTGSITAQAEVSAAQGERGLIEVVGARTNNLRDVSVRIPKGRLVAFTGVSGSGKTSLAIDTLHNEAQLRYLEGLSPFVRQYITQRNRPRVDRVLGLGATLAVDQRRLNRNPRSTVATMTGIDGHLGLLYSRLPAIDAGPEASGLLTTAHFDRGTPEGGCADCHGVGGRWQAQEDLIITQPALPLFEGASPWYAKWRSGEHAFIPALAQQRGVDLSLPWQSLPAEFRNCVLYGTGSESIEATVALPNRNETAHMTYTSSQPLRGALAEVERVFVNAQTANAKQRYLPYLRKQPCVTCGGSGYDQAARSVRLGGLSYPELLAVEVRRVRDWTAQVTDELDLRHREVGEPLLQDLDRRLGVLDRLGLAHLQLSRNAASLSGGELQRSRLAAQLSTELSDLTFVLDEPGTGLHPADKAQLLDIALELRAAGNTVLLVEHDPELIAKADWVIDLGPGAGSHGGEVLVSGPPAAVVDHPESVTGRYLSGAGPRLRRVHRSIDTATGWLGLHGLRSHNVTSDLVRLPVNRLTCLTGVSGSGKSSLLGALATGVQAALAETATDVVREVTGIEAFGWVAVADQEPLGRTPRSNPATYSKAFDSIRRLFAETDAARELGVTASWFSFNTADGGRCATCSGHGRKLVDMHFLPDVWVVCDTCDGRRYAPEALRIQYRGMTIDQVLELTVAEAVERFPTPHQLAETLDALYRVGLGYLRLGQSATELSGGEAQRLKLAAAIQRGAASRQAGLVILDEPTAGLHPSDVQRVVNALDMLLDSGNTVVVAEHDIPVVASADWVIDLGPGAGPNGGAVVAAGTVDTVAKADTATATFLRRHAAGLPLLTTDPGPLG
- a CDS encoding pyridoxamine 5'-phosphate oxidase family protein, which gives rise to MRETTRDLDELQGLLDASLSRSTAHLRSIINTDSTPTAVQLTEVLTGMCTLALSTVTAKGEPRISAVDGHFLHGKWYFGTAPTAAKARHLAARPAVSAAHLRGEELGVFTHGTVQVLNPAGGEPAADWPYLRAYLQEFYGSDAFDWESEVVYYRLDPHWMTAYAPDITKLVADQGAWA